TGTCTCTACTTTGATTGGCACCATCGTCTCTTCCCAAATCAGGTAAATAGAAGCACTGTTGTCGCGAAGGTTGTCCACGTTGATCGTCAGGGTTTCTACTTTAAATGGAAGTTTGCTGGAATTTACGGTGAACCGGGTAAGTTCTTTGGATTTGTCATAACCGGCAACATTACCGCCGAGGCTGAGGTCTTTGTAAACCATGACAGTCCATTCGCTTTCCCCCGGGATCGTATACAGCGCATAAGAGCCAGCGGGCACCTCTTTACCTTCAAGCTTGACGGCATCTGTAAACGTGATTTTTGTGGCACCATTGGCACCGGTACGCCATACTTCACCGAAAGGTACAAGTCCGCCAAATACTTTGCGGTCTTTCATACTTGGACGAGAGTAATCGATGGTAATCGATCCCAACCCAAATTCCTGTTCGATTTTAGCGGTAGGGCTGGGGCGTGGTGTCGGGATTTGTGCATATACCTGAGTAGCAGCCAG
The Bacteroidia bacterium DNA segment above includes these coding regions:
- a CDS encoding DUF2911 domain-containing protein, whose protein sequence is MKQLTRNLFTLLAILGLAATQVYAQIPTPRPSPTAKIEQEFGLGSITIDYSRPSMKDRKVFGGLVPFGEVWRTGANGATKITFTDAVKLEGKEVPAGSYALYTIPGESEWTVMVYKDLSLGGNVAGYDKSKELTRFTVNSSKLPFKVETLTINVDNLRDNSASIYLIWEETMVPIKVETDVDAKVMAAIDNVMKGVSANDYYNAAIYYYNTDRNINQALEWMAKAESSMGDRYWVETWYARILAKAGKTKEALAASAKAKSLAQEAKNNDYVKINDELMAELKKKK